The sequence GGCTCCGGCGCGTCGCTGGCGCTGATCGTCACCTTGCTCGTCACCGTGCTCGCCGTCGCCTATGCGGCTCTGGTCAGGAAGACCGCCGGGAGTGCCGCCTGATGGAACGCAGAAGCCCCGCCTTCACCCTCTTCATCCATGCCTGCGCGCTGCTGCTCGCCGCCATTATCCTGGCGCCGATCGCCTGGCTGTTCATCATGAGCATTTCGCCGGCCGCCGATCTCGCCGCCAAGCCGCTGCGCTGGTGGCCGCAGGCCGCCGACTTCTCCCGTTACCAGACATTGCTGTCGACCGCCGAAAACAGCGCCGGTGCCGCCTTCACCTCGTCGCTGCGCAACAGTCTGGAGATCGCCGGCATGGCGACGCTGGCGGCACTCGCTCTGGCCATCCCCGCCGGCTGGGCGGTGTCGCGAACGCCGGCGATCGGCTGGTCGCTGTCGATGGTCATCGCCACCTACATGCTGCCGCCGGTGGCGCTCGCCGTGCCGCTCTATATGGGTCTGTCGCATCTCGGCCTGCTCAACAATGTCTTCGGCCTGGCGCTGGTCTATCTGACCATATTGGCGCCCTTCACCACCTGGCTGATGAAATCCGGTTTTGACTCGATCCCGCGCGAGATCGAGGCGGCGGCGATGATCGACGGCGCCGGCCTGTTCCAGACGCTGCGCATCATCACGCTGCCGCTCGCCGCGCCTGTGATGGCGACATCGGCGCTGTTTGCCGTGCTGCTTGCCTGGGACGAATTCTTCTACGCGCTGCTGTTCACCTCCGACCAGCGCGCCAAGACCTTGACCGTCGCCATCGCCGATTTGGCCGGCGGCCGTGTTTCCGACTACGGGCTGATCGCCACCGCCGGCGTGCTGGCCGCTTTGCCGCCGGTGCTGATCGGCCTCGTCATGCAGCGGGCGCTGATCTCGGGACTGACCAGCGGCGGTGTGAAAGGATGACGATGACTGCAACAAGATCTCGGCCGGTCGGATTGGCCGCCATCGACCGCGAAATGGCGCGCCAGCATGCGGATGCGCGTGCTTCGTTCGAACACAACACCGCCATGGCGGCTGAGGTCGCCGCCTCGATCAGGAAGACCGGCCGGCTGCTGCTGCTCGGCATGGGCGGCTCGCATGCCGTCGGGCGCGCCGTCGAGCCGCTCTATCGCGCGCATGGCATCGATGCGCTGGCGCTGCCGCTGTCGGAACAGCTCGGCCAGCCGGTGCCGCTGGACGGCAAGACGGTGCTCGTCACCTCGCAGTCCGGCGAGAGCGCGGAGGTCGTCAGGTGGTTTGCGGAAGCCGGAAGCGTTGCCGAGGTTTTCGGGCTGACGCTCGAAGGCGGCTCCCTTCTCGCCCGCACCGCACCTTGCCTGGTCGGCGCCGGCGGCACCGAACTGGCCTTCGCCGCCACCCGCAGCCTGACCGTGACCTTCGCCTTGCATCTGGCCATCCTGGCTGCGTTGGGTGAGGACCCAAGTGCCGCCCTTGGCGCGCTGGATCACAAACAGGACAACGACATCTTGCAGGCGCTCGCGGCGTTTGCGGAGGTGACGACCATCGTCACCTCGGGCCGCCGCCTGCAAGGCGTGGCCGAGGCGCTGGCGCTCGGCCTCACCGAACTGTCGCGGCTGCCCTGCTTTTCGCTCGAAGGCGGCCAGTTGCGGCACGGACCGATGGAGATGCTCGGCCCGAAAATCGGCGTCATCCTGTTTCGCGGCGACGATCCTACGGCCGAACTGGTGACGGCGATGGCCCTTTCCGTGGTCGAGGCCGGCGCACCGCTCGTAATCTTCGATGCCTCCGGGCAATCGCCGGTCGCGGGCGCCGTCACGCTCTCCTTCAAACCGGCTTCGGGTCTCGCCGCGATAGTCGCCATGCTGCCGGTGGCACAGCGCCTGATGATCGCCTTCGCCGACAGCCGCGTCGACAATGCCGGCACGCCCGTGCGCTCCACCAAGATCACCAGGAGCGAGTGATGCGTCCGCTCGCGGTGATCGGCAATGTCAATGTCGACCTGATCGTCGGCCCGGTCGCGCCGTGGCCGAAGGCGGGCACGGAAACCGTCGTCGACCATGATGAATTGCGTGTTGGTGGACAGGCCGGCAATACCGGGCTCGCCTGGCAGGCGTTGGGCATTGATTTCGAGATCGCCGCCAATGTCGGCGACGATCAGTTCGGCCACTGGCTGCGCGAGGCGTTCGGCAGCCGTGCCGACAAATGGCCGGTACGCCCGGAGAGTACGACGCTGTCCGTCGGCATGACCCACCCCGACGGCGAACGGACCTTCTTCACCACGCGCGGACACCTGCCCCGCTTCAGCCTTGCCGATGTATTTTCGGTGCTCGATGGCACGCACCTCACCGGCGGCTATGCGTTGCTGTGCGGCTCCTTCCTTACCGATGATCTCACCCGCGACTACGAGGCGTTCTTCGACTGGGCGGACCGGCACGACATCGCGGTGGCGCTGGACACCGGTTGGCCGATTGAGGGCTGGACCACGGCGAACTGCAAGGCGGCGCGCACCTGGCTCGCGCGCTGCGACCTTGCTCTGTTCAACGAGGTGGAGACCGTGACCCTGGCCGGCCTGCCCGATCCGGTCGAGGCGGCGCGGCAAATCCAGTCCAGCATGAAGAAGGGCGCGACCGCCGTCGTCAAGCGCGGTCCCGAAGGGGCGATCGCCATCGGCCCCGGCGGAGCGCTGGTCACGGCGACCGCTCCCGACGTCAAGGTCGTCGATACGATCGGCGCCGGCGATGTTTTCAATGCGGCCTTCCTGGCCGCACTGGCGCAGGACCAGACGCTGACCGCCTCACTTGCAGCAGCGACGCAGGTGGCGTCGCGCGCCATATCAACCTTGCCCCGTAACTACGGCGAACCGATGCATCCAAGGGAAGCCACGCATGAGCGCGCTTGAAATCCGCAACGTCCGCAAGAATTACGGCAGCGTCGAAACGCTGAAAGGCATCGACATCGCGCTGCAGAGCGGCGAATTCCTTGTGCTGCTCGGCTCGTCGGGCTGCGGAAAGTCGACGCTTCTCAACATCATCGCCGGCCTCGCCGAAGCGACGAGCGGCGACGTGTTGATCGGCGGCCGCTCGATCCTTGGCGTTCATCCCAAGAATCGTGACATCGCCATGGTCTTCCAGTCCTATGCGCTCTATCCGAACCTGACCGTGCGCCGCAACATCGGCTTCGGGCTGGAGATGCGCGGCGTCGCCGCCGATGAGCGCGAAAAGGCGGTGGCCGAGGCGGCAAGATTGCTGCAGATCGAAGCCCTGCTCGATCGCAAGCCGAGCCAGCTTTCCGGCGGCCAGCGCCAGCGCGTCGCCATCGGCAGGGCGCTGGTGCGCAAGCCGCAGGTGTTCCTGTTCGACGAACCGCTGTCCAATCTCGACGCCAAGCTGCGCCTGGAAATGCGCACCGAACTGAAGCGCCTGCACCAGATGCTGCAGACCACCGTCGTCTACGTCACCCACGACCAGATCGAGGCGATGACGCTGGCGAGCCGCATCGCGGTCATGCGCGACGGCAGGATCGAGCAACTCGGAACGCCGGAGGAAATCTACAATGAACCGGCAACGCTCTATGTCGCCGGCTTTGTCGGCGCACCGTCGATGAACATGCTCGAGGCCACCCTCACGGACGGCAAGCTGGCAATCGATGGTTCGGACGCGCGGCTGCCCTTGCCTGCCCGTTTCAGCCATGCGGTTGCGGACGGCGCGCGCGTCATAGTCGGCATAAGACCCGAAGCACTGCGGGTCGCGGCGGATGCATCAGCGCCGTCACTGCCGGTGGAAATAGAAGTCGTCGAGTTGACCGGTCCCGAACTGGTCACCACCGCGCGGATCGGCACACAGCGGCTGACGGCCTGCCTGCCGCCGGCGTCCCGCGTCGCGAAAGGTCAGGCAGGCAGCTTCGCCTTCAGCGAGCACGCGCTGCGGCTCTTCGACCCTGACACGGGCAAGGCTTTTTGAGTCAGAAACCGGCGCCTGCCGGCTGAAGGCCTTCAGGATTGCGTCCCGGAGGCATGCTCGGCATCGGGTGATCCGGCGATTTCCAGCAGGGACGCTACCAGCAGTTG comes from Mesorhizobium japonicum MAFF 303099 and encodes:
- a CDS encoding ABC transporter ATP-binding protein, with amino-acid sequence MSALEIRNVRKNYGSVETLKGIDIALQSGEFLVLLGSSGCGKSTLLNIIAGLAEATSGDVLIGGRSILGVHPKNRDIAMVFQSYALYPNLTVRRNIGFGLEMRGVAADEREKAVAEAARLLQIEALLDRKPSQLSGGQRQRVAIGRALVRKPQVFLFDEPLSNLDAKLRLEMRTELKRLHQMLQTTVVYVTHDQIEAMTLASRIAVMRDGRIEQLGTPEEIYNEPATLYVAGFVGAPSMNMLEATLTDGKLAIDGSDARLPLPARFSHAVADGARVIVGIRPEALRVAADASAPSLPVEIEVVELTGPELVTTARIGTQRLTACLPPASRVAKGQAGSFAFSEHALRLFDPDTGKAF
- a CDS encoding PfkB family carbohydrate kinase, whose protein sequence is MRPLAVIGNVNVDLIVGPVAPWPKAGTETVVDHDELRVGGQAGNTGLAWQALGIDFEIAANVGDDQFGHWLREAFGSRADKWPVRPESTTLSVGMTHPDGERTFFTTRGHLPRFSLADVFSVLDGTHLTGGYALLCGSFLTDDLTRDYEAFFDWADRHDIAVALDTGWPIEGWTTANCKAARTWLARCDLALFNEVETVTLAGLPDPVEAARQIQSSMKKGATAVVKRGPEGAIAIGPGGALVTATAPDVKVVDTIGAGDVFNAAFLAALAQDQTLTASLAAATQVASRAISTLPRNYGEPMHPREATHERA
- a CDS encoding carbohydrate ABC transporter permease, producing the protein MERRSPAFTLFIHACALLLAAIILAPIAWLFIMSISPAADLAAKPLRWWPQAADFSRYQTLLSTAENSAGAAFTSSLRNSLEIAGMATLAALALAIPAGWAVSRTPAIGWSLSMVIATYMLPPVALAVPLYMGLSHLGLLNNVFGLALVYLTILAPFTTWLMKSGFDSIPREIEAAAMIDGAGLFQTLRIITLPLAAPVMATSALFAVLLAWDEFFYALLFTSDQRAKTLTVAIADLAGGRVSDYGLIATAGVLAALPPVLIGLVMQRALISGLTSGGVKG
- a CDS encoding SIS domain-containing protein; this translates as MTMTATRSRPVGLAAIDREMARQHADARASFEHNTAMAAEVAASIRKTGRLLLLGMGGSHAVGRAVEPLYRAHGIDALALPLSEQLGQPVPLDGKTVLVTSQSGESAEVVRWFAEAGSVAEVFGLTLEGGSLLARTAPCLVGAGGTELAFAATRSLTVTFALHLAILAALGEDPSAALGALDHKQDNDILQALAAFAEVTTIVTSGRRLQGVAEALALGLTELSRLPCFSLEGGQLRHGPMEMLGPKIGVILFRGDDPTAELVTAMALSVVEAGAPLVIFDASGQSPVAGAVTLSFKPASGLAAIVAMLPVAQRLMIAFADSRVDNAGTPVRSTKITRSE